A stretch of the Candidatus Bathyarchaeota archaeon genome encodes the following:
- a CDS encoding AAA family ATPase yields the protein MRRLNNVLRIIITIDYRLILMIKELSYKDARGTLSGMQFNCDSSADLFPLAEIIGQDRALRALQFGLKIESKGFNIFISGMPGTGRKTAIIGYLEEVAKERPIPYDWCYVYNFKDPKKPNALSLKAGSGSVFKKDMELFVTEMKRTLSVAFESDEYSRRRGETLKVIEAERDQVTKHVNTLAGKAGFLLQRSPIGLMLIPIQEGRPINEQEFAQLTPQLQSQIQKRREALEVELRVPLKQFRNIEGKMVNAIKELNRSAATFSLEPISSALKEKFRDSDEVVEYIKHVEEDVLDNLQTILQGNTPKQSQLPFQMPGARKDPAERYVVNLVVDNSELKGAPVVMELNPTYSRLFGAIEKEARFGAVVTDYTMIRGGSAHRANGGYLMVPVEGLFANPLIYESLKRAISNEKLEIEEPMVSLGFMLTGTLSPEPIPFRTKVVIVGDPQVYQLLFARDREFKELFKVKADFDTTMEKNKENIEKYAQFICTLCNKEDLCHLDSDGIAAVIEYSSRLAADKNKLSTQFASVSDIIREAHFYAREDGVEFMGRKHINKALNEKVYRSNLIEKKIDEMISMDVIQIDTHGDKVGQVNGLAVLNLGDYGFGKPSRITASIGVGREGIIDIERESQMGGQTHTKGVLILSGYLNSKYAREKPLSLTARLAFEQSYSGVDGDSASSTELYAILSALSGKPIKQHIAVTGSVNQKGEVQAIGGVNEKVEGFYEVCKSKGLIGNEGCMIPYSNVQNLMLKEELVTDIKEGRFHIWPVKTIDQGVEVLTGIDAGKFQPNGSYPEGTIHQIVQDRLDEMAELIKEFKL from the coding sequence ATGAGACGTTTAAATAACGTCCTCAGAATCATCATTACAATTGATTATAGGCTGATTCTGATGATCAAGGAATTATCGTACAAGGATGCTCGGGGCACCCTCTCCGGTATGCAGTTCAATTGTGACTCATCAGCGGACCTTTTCCCTCTCGCCGAGATTATCGGCCAGGATCGAGCCTTAAGGGCACTTCAGTTCGGGCTCAAAATCGAGAGCAAAGGCTTCAATATCTTCATTTCAGGGATGCCCGGAACAGGTAGGAAGACCGCGATCATCGGCTACCTTGAGGAGGTCGCGAAGGAGAGACCCATACCCTACGATTGGTGCTATGTCTATAACTTCAAGGACCCAAAAAAGCCCAATGCTCTTAGTCTTAAGGCCGGAAGCGGCTCTGTCTTCAAAAAAGACATGGAACTCTTTGTCACGGAAATGAAAAGGACTCTCTCCGTCGCCTTTGAGAGTGATGAATACTCCCGGCGGAGAGGGGAGACCCTGAAAGTTATTGAGGCGGAAAGGGATCAGGTCACCAAACACGTAAACACCTTGGCAGGGAAAGCAGGATTCCTCTTGCAGAGGTCCCCAATAGGCCTCATGCTCATTCCGATACAGGAAGGTAGACCTATTAACGAGCAGGAGTTCGCCCAGCTCACCCCACAGCTTCAATCCCAGATCCAAAAACGGAGAGAGGCCCTCGAGGTGGAGCTGAGAGTACCTCTCAAACAATTTAGAAACATTGAGGGGAAAATGGTCAACGCGATAAAAGAGCTGAACCGGAGCGCCGCGACCTTTTCCTTGGAGCCCATCAGCTCTGCACTCAAAGAGAAGTTTAGAGACAGCGACGAGGTCGTAGAATATATTAAACACGTGGAGGAGGACGTTCTCGACAATCTCCAAACCATCCTACAAGGAAACACCCCTAAGCAATCCCAGCTTCCTTTCCAGATGCCAGGGGCGAGGAAGGACCCCGCCGAGAGATATGTAGTGAACCTTGTTGTAGATAACTCCGAGCTCAAGGGTGCTCCCGTGGTCATGGAGCTCAACCCTACATACTCACGGCTTTTCGGAGCAATTGAGAAGGAGGCACGTTTTGGTGCTGTGGTGACTGACTACACGATGATTAGAGGGGGTTCTGCTCACCGGGCAAACGGAGGATATCTCATGGTCCCAGTCGAAGGACTATTCGCAAACCCCCTGATCTATGAGTCGCTGAAGAGAGCAATCTCAAACGAGAAATTGGAGATCGAGGAACCGATGGTTAGCCTAGGGTTCATGCTAACAGGAACGCTTAGCCCAGAGCCCATACCCTTCAGAACTAAAGTGGTCATCGTTGGGGATCCCCAGGTCTATCAGCTCCTCTTCGCCAGGGATAGGGAGTTTAAGGAGCTGTTCAAGGTCAAAGCTGACTTTGACACCACGATGGAGAAGAATAAGGAGAATATAGAAAAATACGCCCAGTTCATCTGCACCCTTTGCAATAAGGAAGATTTATGTCACTTAGACTCTGATGGAATCGCCGCCGTTATAGAGTACAGCAGCAGGCTTGCAGCAGACAAAAATAAGCTCTCCACTCAATTTGCCTCGGTCTCGGACATTATCCGGGAGGCACACTTTTATGCCCGGGAGGACGGCGTCGAGTTCATGGGGCGGAAACACATCAATAAGGCTCTCAATGAAAAGGTCTATCGCTCCAATCTTATTGAAAAGAAGATCGACGAGATGATTTCCATGGACGTTATCCAGATCGACACTCATGGGGATAAAGTAGGCCAGGTTAATGGCCTTGCAGTCCTCAATTTAGGAGACTACGGCTTTGGGAAGCCCAGCAGGATCACCGCGAGCATTGGCGTAGGTCGAGAGGGCATCATCGACATAGAGAGGGAATCCCAGATGGGTGGCCAGACTCACACCAAGGGTGTTCTAATTCTAAGCGGTTATCTCAACAGTAAATACGCAAGAGAAAAGCCCCTCAGCCTTACAGCCCGCCTAGCATTTGAGCAGAGCTACTCCGGGGTCGACGGGGACAGCGCCTCCAGCACTGAACTCTACGCTATACTTTCCGCTCTCTCGGGGAAACCCATTAAGCAGCACATTGCCGTCACGGGATCTGTGAACCAGAAGGGGGAGGTTCAGGCTATAGGGGGAGTCAACGAGAAGGTGGAAGGATTTTATGAAGTCTGCAAATCTAAGGGGCTCATCGGAAATGAGGGGTGCATGATCCCCTACAGCAACGTCCAGAACCTGATGCTCAAGGAGGAGTTGGTGACTGACATCAAGGAGGGTAGGTTCCACATTTGGCCTGTGAAGACTATCGACCAGGGCGTCGAAGTCCTCACAGGGATTGATGCGGGAAAGTTTCAGCCCAACGGAAGCTACCCTGAAGGCACTATTCATCAGATCGTCCAGGATCGCCTTGACGAGATGGCAGAGCTCATTAAAGAGTTCAAGCTCTAG
- a CDS encoding FAD-dependent oxidoreductase translates to MVQTDGSYDVIILGGGPAGLSAAIYTARLRLKTLIIEGKRLGGRSWGPHKIENYPGFPKGITGTELIERFVTQAKKFGAEIKKETIVALLPLGGSQMVQTRRGVYDAKTVVIATGIQKKQLSVSGEVDFSGRGVSYCAICDAPFFKDKTVAVVGSGEEAVEDVLILTDFADKVYAIPGSKGYNRGIDGIQGLQDHEKVEIIDGVDLESISGSSTVEYVTLKGDGVSRLTVDGVFLIMESIPTSNILSSAGIQTDGGSCILVDKNQATNIGGVFAAGDCVCRGMQVITAAGEGGLAALSVLRYIKSMKK, encoded by the coding sequence ATGGTTCAGACAGATGGATCTTACGATGTCATAATCCTAGGAGGGGGTCCAGCTGGGCTATCCGCGGCAATATACACGGCTCGTCTAAGATTAAAGACCCTCATAATTGAGGGGAAGCGTCTTGGGGGGAGATCGTGGGGTCCCCACAAGATAGAAAACTACCCTGGCTTCCCTAAGGGGATCACGGGGACTGAACTAATTGAGAGATTCGTCACTCAGGCAAAAAAGTTCGGCGCAGAGATCAAGAAAGAAACCATAGTGGCCCTTCTCCCCCTCGGAGGCTCTCAAATGGTTCAGACCCGGAGGGGGGTTTACGATGCTAAGACTGTGGTCATTGCCACGGGAATCCAGAAAAAGCAGTTAAGTGTATCAGGTGAGGTGGACTTCAGTGGGCGCGGTGTCTCCTACTGCGCTATCTGCGATGCGCCGTTTTTCAAGGACAAGACAGTCGCCGTCGTGGGATCAGGAGAGGAGGCCGTCGAGGATGTTCTAATACTTACTGACTTTGCTGACAAGGTATACGCCATACCGGGAAGCAAGGGTTACAACCGGGGAATAGACGGCATTCAGGGACTTCAGGACCATGAGAAGGTTGAAATCATCGATGGGGTAGATCTCGAGTCAATAAGCGGGTCATCCACGGTCGAATATGTTACTCTCAAGGGAGACGGAGTGAGTCGCCTTACTGTCGATGGAGTCTTTCTCATCATGGAGAGCATCCCTACAAGCAATATTCTTTCCTCAGCCGGCATCCAGACCGACGGTGGAAGTTGCATTTTAGTAGACAAAAATCAAGCTACCAATATAGGGGGGGTCTTCGCGGCCGGAGATTGTGTCTGCAGGGGGATGCAGGTCATTACCGCAGCCGGAGAGGGGGGATTAGCGGCCCTATCTGTCCTAAGATACATAAAATCTATGAAAAAATAA
- the eno gene encoding phosphopyruvate hydratase: MTNSIATIRALEVLDSRGNPTLEVEITTLEGASGRVIVPSGASVGIYEAVELRDGGTRYHGKGVLKAISSVELIAKELMGMDVGDQESIDRLMIELDGTQNKARLGANAILGVSLASAKAAAASEGKRLFDHLSRADGGLLPIPFFNVINGGQHAGNALDFQEFMIAPLGAGSFSEALRIGSEIYHCLKGQLIDRYGAMAINVGDEGGFSPPLTRPEEALDAVGGAIEEMGYSGTVSMAMDVAASSIYKDGFYTVAGNNLDTGEMIDLYRDLVGGYPLVSIEDPLQEDDFEGFAEVTRRVPVQILGDDIFATSASRLRTGIELGACNALLWKVNQVGTLTEALEAANIASGHGYKVMASHRSGDTEDPFVADLAVAIECGQIKTGAPARGERTAKYNQLLRIEDWLGEKASYPSGIYD; encoded by the coding sequence ATGACCAATTCTATTGCAACCATCAGAGCCCTTGAGGTTTTAGACTCCAGGGGCAACCCAACATTAGAGGTCGAGATCACGACTTTGGAAGGTGCCTCCGGAAGGGTCATCGTCCCAAGCGGAGCATCTGTTGGCATCTACGAAGCAGTCGAGCTCCGGGATGGAGGGACGCGCTATCATGGGAAAGGGGTGCTCAAAGCAATATCATCCGTTGAATTGATAGCGAAAGAACTAATGGGGATGGATGTCGGGGATCAGGAATCTATCGACCGGCTTATGATTGAGCTAGACGGGACGCAGAATAAGGCGAGGCTTGGTGCGAACGCCATTCTAGGCGTCTCTTTGGCTTCAGCTAAGGCTGCAGCTGCGTCGGAAGGCAAAAGACTCTTTGATCACCTGAGCAGAGCTGATGGGGGACTCCTTCCTATTCCATTCTTTAACGTCATTAATGGGGGGCAGCATGCTGGGAATGCTCTTGACTTCCAGGAGTTTATGATCGCCCCCCTCGGGGCAGGGAGCTTCAGCGAGGCCCTGAGGATAGGCTCAGAGATCTATCATTGCCTAAAGGGCCAGTTAATTGACCGCTATGGGGCTATGGCTATTAACGTAGGGGACGAGGGAGGGTTCAGTCCTCCCCTTACCAGACCTGAAGAGGCTCTTGATGCTGTAGGAGGCGCCATTGAGGAGATGGGATACAGTGGAACCGTGTCTATGGCGATGGACGTCGCAGCGAGTTCTATTTACAAGGATGGCTTTTACACTGTTGCTGGCAATAACTTGGACACGGGGGAAATGATAGACCTCTACAGGGACCTTGTAGGTGGCTATCCTCTTGTTTCCATAGAGGATCCCCTCCAAGAGGATGACTTTGAGGGATTTGCAGAGGTTACTCGGAGGGTCCCTGTGCAGATTTTGGGGGACGACATCTTTGCTACATCTGCCTCTCGCCTCAGGACTGGTATCGAGCTTGGGGCCTGCAATGCACTCCTCTGGAAGGTAAATCAGGTGGGAACCCTAACCGAGGCCCTTGAGGCCGCAAACATCGCATCTGGGCATGGTTACAAGGTCATGGCCTCCCACCGGTCTGGGGATACGGAGGACCCTTTTGTTGCCGATCTCGCTGTAGCTATAGAGTGCGGCCAGATCAAGACCGGAGCGCCGGCAAGGGGGGAGAGGACCGCTAAATATAACCAGCTTCTCAGGATCGAGGATTGGCTAGGGGAAAAAGCCAGTTACCCTTCGGGGATCTATGACTAA